The region tgctgcgcaagaaggtggtaatacgtcCAACAAatcatctcaacttgcaacgcaacatttttgcgcgacaagttgcacgaaaaatgttgcctgTATTACTGGGCCTGAATGGAAAATGCGAGAATAGAGAATTACTTAATttcttattaataattcatcgCTGAGTATTGCAATTTTCTTGTATAATCATCAGCCATTTCTGAAAAATTGAGCCCGGTATACGGAACAATATTggtatgaaaaaatatatataacgAACGCATGGGCTCTAATCGCTTTTGCGAGTTGGCAGTGTTTCAGAGGGAAAAAAACTCCGTTCTGAATGGCTAAGAGGAATTATAACAGTACAGAAAACAGGCTTAACAAGCCAAACCAAACtatgctctacaaatatcagtaactgtaggcatcagttttgttgtttttacaaaatgaaGTAGGGAAGATTAATCCATAATTTGTGGCCATTAttaagaaaacaattatttcacttGCGCTTGTTGAACATGaggtgattatagccaactcggcgctacacgcTTCGTTGGCTATCTGTTATCTCGTATCCAACTCGCGCTCGtggaaaaattattaataaGACAACatgttaaagtgcctatgaagtaaaaaatttcTTGCTCTAATATGATAGTTTAGTATTTTCTGATTCTAAATATGTAGGTTTGAGGCAGTAAAACATTCGCAACGCGGAATAAATGAAACCGAAAGTTTCAAATTTGGCGGCTAAAAGTGTCTCCATCTTGCGCGCGGCCAAAACGATCGTATTACAAGCCTGTGACGTAGGAAATACTTCAGAAGACATGAGTGTCATGGCGGCCAAGGGGAAGTGTTCGACCTCGGCAACTTATTGCGCTGCTGGAAACCCAAATATGACAAACTGCGCGAATCGGACGGGTATGCCGGGAATAAGTATGCATTACTTCCCGAAGGACGAAACTTTACGGCAGAAGTGGATTCGGTTTGTCCGAATTCACAGGAAAGACTTCGTCCTTAAGAAACAGTCAGCTTTGTGTTCCGCACATTTTGACGAAAGTTGTTTCGATCTTGTGGGCATTCCGGTTTACGACGAGAGTGGAAGCCTAATCAAACCACCGAAGAGGCGCTTGATCCCGGGATCTGTACCGTCCAAGGATTCCCTTGTTCCACGGACCTCTCCTCTGACTTCGCGAAAGCGCCGAAAAGTGAGTACGAGAGTAGgcaaaagctttatttttctcCATTGAACGCTTGCCATGTGCAAATCTAGCGTCTTATTTCAGgaatgtttattttattttaataacgATAACCAAAGTCTGATAACAATTCTACATTGTGAGATAGTGTTTGTAGTGAACGTATTAATAAAATCACGGTAAATTTGCATGAATTTGTTTTCAGCATGTTAGGCGTATAGCACGTCCAAGTGACGTTTTGTCACTTGAATCACaaggatttcattttttttttcctccagtctAAGCGACATGTAAATTCTGTCTTcctctttttgttttaaataaagcaaAATGCCTAGTAGAGTCCTTGTGGAAATAAGTGATTTTCATTTTGGTACCAGATAATTAGGGAGGTACTGCCTGGTGCCCCTGtacccaaaaagaaaagaaagaggagCACCCAAATTGGTACTCCACATTCAACTTCCACTGGTGACATCCCTGAGACCCCTGAGACAAGTTCCACTGGTGACATCCATGAGACCCCTGGCACAAGTTACAATGGTGACATCCCTGAGACCCCTGGCACAAGTTACAATGTTGACATACTGGAGACCCCTGGCACGAGTTCCACTGGTGCAATATTGGAGACCCCTTGCACAAGTGACAGAGTTGGTAACATTTTTTATGCCCCTTTCTTGAGTGCCATGGACAGTACTCCTTGCTCAAGTGGTGCAGTGACCCAACCAAGTTACCATGGTCATAATATTGTTGAGGCTGATCCTTCTCCTACCACTTGTACAACTTGTGaatacaataaaaagaaaaggaaggcACTGTTAAAAAAGCACAACCGGCTTAAAAGGAAGTATGAAGCACTGCAACAGAGTTACAACAAGCTTCAAGTGAGTACTTTCTGAGTAATTGTTTTTGAGTTCTTTCCTATATTTTCATACACACAACGAAAGACTAAATGATAGGAATATATGAATGGAAAAGGTGATTTGGTGAATTGCCAGTGTTCTCCATTCCAAATGGTACCCGGTAAATTTTACCACCTGTAATACCAGTTATTACGGCCTAAAATCTTTTTAAAGCAGACCTAATAAACACCGGCCACGGCTACTCTACCGGTTTGAAAACCTCTATTATCTGTTGTGTTGAAAACAAGGGAGAACACTGATTGCTCTCCTGGACAGCTATCCATGCATCATCGTCATTGTTATGTTGAACTCTGACAAGGAAAAAATAAGGTGAAGAAAGGATCACCCAACATCACtgtataattaattattttctttctttgattgTGGTTGCATTAAGAGTACTGAACCAGCACAGCCAGAACCAGAGGAGGAAGTTTTTTATACAGAAtcagatgaagaagaagaagatgaaggagaagaagaagagaggGACGAGCAGGTTGATCGTGAAGAGGACCAACAGAGTGATAAAGAGGAAGAAGTTGATTGGGCTGCTCTTGAGGAGAGTGCTGGGGAGTACAGTTCTCAAAGTGATGGAGAAGATGACGAAAAGGAGTCATATAATACCATAAGGTGCTGTGAAACAAGCTGGGCTGTCATTAAGGGCTGGGGaccaaggattttttttttatataaaaccTGCATGTTCACTTCATTAAAGCAACTTGAATCCCCGGCTATTTTTTATATATCCCCATCTACGTCAAAAATTAGTGACAGCCCTGAATAAGTGTGTAGTTTTTAGCTCAGTTATAACTTGTTCATTTACTAATACGTATCACATAAATATAATGTGCTAGTCATTAATCTCAGCAAACACAAATTTCTGGACAGGGATTAAAACAAAAAGTCACTGTTTTCTTGGAATATGGCAAAATGACGTTGTGGTTGTTGGCAGTCATTTAGATGTCATGGCCTGCCTGTGACCAACTTATGGCACGAAATGTGCACTAAACAAAGGAATAAAATGTAATAACATCTGTCGACAAAAAATAAcatcttttgacaaaacatttgCAAGGTTTTCACATTAAGTCttctaataattatttctgGAATGTTGATTGTGTAGCGACCAATCATAGTAAAGCTCAGGACACCTGAGAAAACTTCAAACTCCATAGACTGATGTTATTGTTGCTGTGTGCTGTTTTCACATTCCATACTGGCTTTTTTGTGCAACATAACTGTAATATCATTCCTGAAACAGTTCAGGTGTTCACAGTTTTCTGAATTTGATAGCAATAACcaatacaaaaattaaaagcTGTGAAAATAACTCATggtctataataataatttcaggGTTGAACCAGGATTACCAGCTCATGAGGAACCAAAATTCATtgtgtttttttcaaaactattGGCGTTGTTCTCACTGTTCTGTTTTACCTGCAAGAAGAGTGGCCCCAGAGTTACCATGAAGCAGCGAGGTACCATGGTTATTGTGAACCAACATTGCACAAGCTGTGGTGAGGAATCATTTGAATGGAAGTCACAGCCTATGGCCCTTGGTGGCAAATATCCTGCAGGCAATGTTCTGCTAAGCTTTGCCGTATTGATGGCAGGGGCATCTATCAGCAAAGTCTTGCTGGTCTTCAAGCACATGGGGCTATCAGCTTATTCTGCAAGGACCTTTTTCTTCCATCAAAGGAACTTTTTGTTTCCAGTTGTCATCAATTACTGGGAAAGGTACCAAGCTGACCTTATATCCAAATTGAAAGCCATGAAAGATGTTGTGTGGAGTGGAGATGGACGCTTTGACTCTATGGGTCACAGTGCTAAATTTGGAGCCTACACAATGTTCTGCAATACACTTTTGAAAGTCATACACTTCGAACTTCTGcaggtaaaaacaaatttctatgTTGCACCCTTGTTGATCCACTGACCCTTTAACTCCTAAGAGTGCCAATTAGCACATAACCCATACATTTGTCAACATTTTGGGGCTTGCTATGAATGCCTGGCAGCAAAATTGTCTTGTAAAGATCTATTCATTGAAGGCATAAAATCATGCCCTATTCCCATCTATGTTATAAATGACCACCCCTATTACAACTTCTCAAGTTTGTTTTCTAAATACATATATGGTACAAGGCATATGTCACAATCTATGCACTGAGACCTGCAAAATAAGCTATTATAGTTAAGGGGTATGCCTAATGTATGTGACAATTGGCATGTTTTTCAATGCTTCCTTCCTTATTAAATCTAGACCATTACTTCCTTAACAAGTGCTGATATTATTTATGGGATATGCTAATCATTAGCTTTCTAATGGTATATGATACATAGGTATAAAGTTTGTATTTGTCgatgtacaaaaaaaaacatttgcctTCTAAGGGGGTAAAGGGAAGCAATGTCgagaataattattgattttcaAGTTGACATTTTATGATAATCTATTTCAAATAGATTTGTACAGCTGTCATAgtaatcttttattttttaattttgcaggCAAATGAGACTGGAGGGAGCTCACCCATGGAGCTAGAGGGAGCAAAGCGGGCTTTTAACTTCCTACAGACTGCTGGTGTTGCCATAAAAGTATTTATATCAGATCGTCATCGTGGCATTGCGAAATGGATTCGAGAGTCTCAGGCGGGCTGCTCCCACTTTTTTGACATTTGGCATGTGGCGCGCTCAATTGGCAAGGCAATGTTGAAGCTAGGCAAAGAAAAAGGTTGTGAGCGAATCAGTGACTGGGTGAAGGGAGCACGCAACCATCTTTATTGGTGTACTATGTCCACCAAACAAGGCTTTGAGGAGTTGATAGCATCCAAGTGGAAATCATTCATGCTGCATGTGACCAACAAGCATGACAACCACCCCTTCCCACTTTTCCAAAAATGTGCCCATGAAGCtgaaattgaaaacagaaagtGGATTAAGATAGGTACTGCTACCAGTACAGTATACAATTTCCATTGAAAGAAATTGTGGAAAAACATACCTTGCTGCATTGAGGGGAGCAGGGTTGGCCTTTCACCAATGTGTCCCAGGTTTGATTCACGAACTTGGGTGACATGTGGGTTCTGTACTTGTAAACAACACCtgatttgagttgatttgatttagtTTCCCCAGTTAGTAGAGTATCTGTGCTCAGATAAGGACATTTGTGACTTACTGgtataaagtgattattattattattgttattgttattgttagtaatggtaataggactgcgtggagtacaattcagggagtaatcgggCGAGTAATTTCAAATCGGCCGAGCCCGATTACCCCCTGAATtgtacgacacgaagtcctattaCCAATTAATTGTGCCAATAACAAAATGCAAGAATCTCAGTCTTGGAATATTTATTAACGTAAGAAATAGATTCCAAAgcatttttcttttccagttgAAGCTGGACAGCTTACCTGGTCACAattgtttcattgattttggTTGGTTATCATGTGCCATGTAGTGAGATTTCATTGGCTAGTGGCATTTACTACTTGATTTTCATTGGTTCTTTAACTGTCCGATTTGAACTGTCCGATTACAAGCTTCTGGCAATCGGACAGGTCAAATCGGACAGTTTTGGAGTTACATAGCAAAATTAAGCTATAAATATAAGCTGTTAAGAACCAATCATATTCAAGCATTTTGTTATTgacacaattattattattattattattattattattattattattattattattattattattattattattattattacatcacATACTTTCTATCAATACTGGTTTCCATCCACTCTCCCACATCCTGGCACATCCCTCACATGAAATGCATTAGTTGACTGTactgaaaatattattttcacgGTACAAAAAGTTCCCCAGGTGCTTTTGGAATATTAAACCAACCACTTATGTAGTAAAGATTGTTACGTTTGTTTAGCTGCCCCTTATCATTTTTACATGGGTCTCTATTCCTGTTGTCTTTCCTTAGGAACGAAGGCATATGACAAGTTGAACAACCTTCTCACCAATGTGCGGCTAGTGAATGACATAAAAAAACTCTCAGCTGATGCCCAAACAAGTTGTCTTGAGGGATTCCATTCGACCCTAAATCACTGGCATCCTAAAATGGTTTGCTTCTCTTGGTTAGGGACCTTTTGCAGGTGATGTGATCATTTAATTGTTAAAGTTACAACAGGGGTCCCCTGGGTAACAGTGGTTGGTCCACTACCTTGTCTTGTCACTATGCTGATAATAGCATCCTTTGCAGACACTCTTTTGGTTCATCATGCAATCTTTCCTTCCCAAGCTATGCTGACAACTCCcacaattattgttattgttgaaaTACAcctacatttatttatttatttattatacttgtgtctgtattttttctttgttgtagacACATTCTAGCTTCACTACATTTCAATGAGAATGTGAAAAGACAGAAACTAACATCTGAAGATGGTCAAGAGTACTACAAAGTGACTTATCCCAAATTCAAACTGGGTGAAGAAGTTGTCAGAGAGGTGGATGTGCCCCCCACTTATGGTTAGTTAAAACATATTTATGTTTAAAACATCTTAATCCTACAAGTTACTGAAATTGATTTACTAAGTGAATCCAAAAACAGTGATGTGATTTTGTCATTCCCCATtgtgcagcaaccaatcagaagcaacATGAAATTGCAATAAAACCAAGAAAAGCCGGTCAGCAAACTAATTACCATTCCTGGTTGTGGTTTAGTTTTCTTGTACAGGATTGACTTTTTACTTGAAACAATAACATTCCATAAATATTTCTAGTGTTCACGGTTTTTGAATTTTCACAGTAATAAGAAATTTGTATTTCCTTATCAGATTATGTTCAGCAAGTGAAGAAAGACCTCT is a window of Montipora foliosa isolate CH-2021 chromosome 5, ASM3666993v2, whole genome shotgun sequence DNA encoding:
- the LOC138002137 gene encoding uncharacterized protein produces the protein MAAKGKCSTSATYCAAGNPNMTNCANRTGMPGISMHYFPKDETLRQKWIRFVRIHRKDFVLKKQSALCSAHFDESCFDLVGIPVYDESGSLIKPPKRRLIPGSVPSKDSLVPRTSPLTSRKRRKIIREVLPGAPVPKKKRKRSTQIGTPHSTSTGDIPETPETSSTGDIHETPGTSYNGDIPETPGTSYNVDILETPGTSSTGAILETPCTSDRVGNIFYAPFLSAMDSTPCSSGAVTQPSYHGHNIVEADPSPTTCTTCEYNKKKRKALLKKHNRLKRKYEALQQSYNKLQSTEPAQPEPEEEVFYTESDEEEEDEGEEEERDEQVDREEDQQSDKEEEVDWAALEESAGEYSSQSDGEDDEKESYNTIRVEPGLPAHEEPKFIVFFSKLLALFSLFCFTCKKSGPRVTMKQRGTMVIVNQHCTSCGEESFEWKSQPMALGGKYPAGNVLLSFAVLMAGASISKVLLVFKHMGLSAYSARTFFFHQRNFLFPVVINYWERYQADLISKLKAMKDVVWSGDGRFDSMGHSAKFGAYTMFCNTLLKVIHFELLQANETGGSSPMELEGAKRAFNFLQTAGVAIKVFISDRHRGIAKWIRESQAGCSHFFDIWHVARSIGKAMLKLGKEKGCERISDWVKGARNHLYWCTMSTKQGFEELIASKWKSFMLHVTNKHDNHPFPLFQKCAHEAEIENRKWIKIGTKAYDKLNNLLTNVRLVNDIKKLSADAQTSCLEGFHSTLNHWHPKMVCFSWLGTFCRHILASLHFNENVKRQKLTSEDGQEYYKVTYPKFKLGEEVVREVDVPPTYDYVQQVKKDLFSVKSRSELKKVSEKYNAKVPTSLTSQFQNRVNKSDAVQNFRKRQERQLTTLYPTGQQQEVLQSSTQTAIEAPTTKQRKQAKCRKCGNPMKGHKASLCKQAPSL